From a region of the Ovis aries strain OAR_USU_Benz2616 breed Rambouillet chromosome 2, ARS-UI_Ramb_v3.0, whole genome shotgun sequence genome:
- the SFN gene encoding 14-3-3 protein sigma gives MERASLIQKAKLAEQAERYEDMAAFMKSAVEKGEELSCEERNLLSVAYKNVVGGQRAAWRVLSSIEQKSNEESSEEKGPEVQEYREKVETELRGVCDTVLGLLDTHLIKEAGDAESRVFYLKMKGDYYRYLAEVATGDDKKRIIDSARSAYQEAMDISKKEMPPTNPIRLGLALNFSVFHYEIANSPEEAISLAKTTFDEAMADLHTLSEDSYKDSTLIMQLLRDNLTLWTADNAGEEGGEAPEEPQS, from the coding sequence ATGGAGAGAGCCAGTCTGATCCAGAAGGCCAAGTTAGCCGAGCAGGCCGAACGCTATGAAGACATGGCAGCTTTCATGAAGAGCGCTGTGGAAAAGGGCGAGGAGCTATCCTGCGAAGAGCGCAACCTGCTTTCAGTGGCCTACAAGAACGTGGTGGGTGGCCAGCGGGCGGCGTGGAGGGTCCTGTCCAGTATCGAGCAAAAGAGCAATGAAGAAAGCTCGGAAGAGAAGGGCCCGGAGGTGCAAGAGTACCGAGAGAAGGTGGAGACGGAGCTCCGGGGCGTGTGCGACACAGTGCTGGGCTTGCTGGACACCCACCTCATCAAGGAGGCCGGTGACGCCGAAAGTCGGGTCTTCTACCTGAAAATGAAGGGCGACTACTACCGCTACCTGGCCGAAGTGGCCACTGGCGACGACAAGAAGCGCATCATCGACTCAGCCCGGTCGGCCTACCAGGAGGCCATGGACATCAGCAAGAAGGAGATGCCGCCCACCAACCCCATCCGCCTGGGCCTGGCCCTGAACTTTTCCGTCTTCCACTATGAGATCGCCAACAGCCCCGAGGAGGCCATCTCTCTGGCCAAGACCACCTTCGACGAGGCCATGGCCGACCTGCACACCCTCAGCGAGGACTCCTACAAAGACAGCACCCTCATCATGCAGCTGTTGCGAGACAACCTGACGCTGTGGACGGCCGACAACGCTGGGGAAGAAGGGGGCGAGGCTCCCGAGGAGCCCCAGAGCTGA